In one window of Mercurialis annua linkage group LG4, ddMerAnnu1.2, whole genome shotgun sequence DNA:
- the LOC126678702 gene encoding cytochrome b6-f complex subunit 4-like, with the protein MSGSFGGWISKNSPIPITKKPDLNDPVLRAKLAKGMGHNYYGEPAWPNDLLYIFPVVILGTIACNVGLAVLEPSMIGEPADPFATPLEILPEWYFFPVFQILRTVPNKLLGVLLMEGELTPKTRPQFGLQAATRLHEAGIASNRRSAIRR; encoded by the coding sequence ATGTCCGGTTCCTTCGGAGGATGGATTTCTAAAAATTCACCTATCCCAATAACAAAAAAACCTGACTTGAATGATCCTGTATTAAGGGCTAAATTAGCTAAGGGAATGGGTCATAATTATTACGGAGAACCTGCATGGCCCAATgatcttttatatatttttccgGTAGTAATTCTAGGTACTATTGCATGTAATGTGGGATTAGCGGTTCTCGAACCATCAATGATTGGTGAACCTGCGGATCCATTTGCAACTCCTTTGGAAATATTGCCTGAATGGTATTTCTTTCCTGTATTTCAAATACTTCGTACAGTACCCAATAAATTATTGGGTGTTCTTTTAATGGAGGGTGAGCTAACTCCAAAAACCCGTCCTCAGTTCGGATTGCAGGCTGCAACTCGCCTGCATGAAGCCGGAATCGCTAGTAATCGCCGGTCAGCCATACGGCGGTGA
- the LOC126676214 gene encoding protein SEH1 isoform X2, which translates to MEKSIATLDKGTTCSSWNYSGQRLATGAVDGSLSIFDPCDPGSSSFTCTSKIKVHDGGGIVKVVWVPPEHGDAVACICADGSFALWEELVEGSQSLKWKLCKIFQHKATKALDVQFGFSQTSLKMVVAYSDGHVKVYELLDPLDLKNWQLQAELQNVIDSVSTLGKANCFSASISLNPQRGENQELSFVLGFNSDTPQLNSLKVWEFDQAHQRWLPVAELASPADKSDQVYAAAWATNIGRPYEVIAVATHKGISIWHLGLNPDMDGRLHVEKVALLSGFEGEVWQMEWDMGGMTLAATGTDGMVRLWQSNLNGEWHEQAAFDSS; encoded by the exons ATGGAGAAATCAATTGCGACGCTAGATAAAGGCACCACATGTTCGTCATGGAATTACTCTGGCCAGAGATTAGCTACCGGCGCCGTCGACGGCAGCCTTTCCATTTTTGACCCTTGTGACCCCGGTTCCTCCTCTTTCACTTGCACCTCCAAAATTAAG GTACACGATGGTGGTGGCATTGTGAAAGTTGTTTGGGTTCCTCCTGAACATGGTGATGCAGTAGCTTGCATTTGTGCTGATGGTAGTTTTGCTTTGTGGGAGGAGCTTGTTGAAg GTTCACAATCTCTTAAATGGAAGCTCTGCAAAATCTTTCAACACAAGGCAACTAAAGCATTAGATGTTCAATTCGGATTTTCGCAGACCAGTTTGAAAATG GTTGTGGCTTACTCTGATGGTCATGTGAAGGTCTATGAGCTTTTGGATCCCCTAGATTTGAAAAATTGGCAGCTTCAG GCTGAACTCCAGAATGTTATTGATTCGGTATCTACACTCGGGAAAGCAAATTGCTTTTCTGCATCTATTTCTTTGAATCCACAAAGGGGTGAGAACCAAGAATTGAGCTTTGTTCTGGGGTTCAATTCAGATACACCACAACTAAACTCTTTAAAG GTGTGGGAGTTTGATCAGGCCCATCAAAGATGGCTTCCAGTTGCAGAGTTGGCTTCTCCCGCAGATAAAAGTGACCAGGTTTATGCTGCTGCATGGGCAACCAACATTGGCCG GCCATATGAAGTTATAGCTGTTGCTACACATAAAGGAATTTCAATATGGCATCTAGGATTAAACCCTGATATGGATGGAAGACTTCACGTTGAAAAGGTTGCATTGCTATCAGGGTTTGAGGGTGAG GTGTGGCAGATGGAATGGGACATGGGTGGAATGACCTTAGCAGCCACGGGAACTGATGGGATGGTAAGACTCTGGCAATCCAACTTAAATGGCGAATGGCACGAGCAAGCTGCATTTGATTCCAGTTGA
- the LOC126676214 gene encoding protein SEH1 isoform X1, with protein sequence MEKSIATLDKGTTCSSWNYSGQRLATGAVDGSLSIFDPCDPGSSSFTCTSKIKVHDGGGIVKVVWVPPEHGDAVACICADGSFALWEELVEGSQSLKWKLCKIFQHKATKALDVQFGFSQTSLKMVTFDIFWGVIYNFLQVVAYSDGHVKVYELLDPLDLKNWQLQAELQNVIDSVSTLGKANCFSASISLNPQRGENQELSFVLGFNSDTPQLNSLKVWEFDQAHQRWLPVAELASPADKSDQVYAAAWATNIGRPYEVIAVATHKGISIWHLGLNPDMDGRLHVEKVALLSGFEGEVWQMEWDMGGMTLAATGTDGMVRLWQSNLNGEWHEQAAFDSS encoded by the exons ATGGAGAAATCAATTGCGACGCTAGATAAAGGCACCACATGTTCGTCATGGAATTACTCTGGCCAGAGATTAGCTACCGGCGCCGTCGACGGCAGCCTTTCCATTTTTGACCCTTGTGACCCCGGTTCCTCCTCTTTCACTTGCACCTCCAAAATTAAG GTACACGATGGTGGTGGCATTGTGAAAGTTGTTTGGGTTCCTCCTGAACATGGTGATGCAGTAGCTTGCATTTGTGCTGATGGTAGTTTTGCTTTGTGGGAGGAGCTTGTTGAAg GTTCACAATCTCTTAAATGGAAGCTCTGCAAAATCTTTCAACACAAGGCAACTAAAGCATTAGATGTTCAATTCGGATTTTCGCAGACCAGTTTGAAAATGGTGACTTTTGACATCTTTTGGggagttatttataattt CTTACAGGTTGTGGCTTACTCTGATGGTCATGTGAAGGTCTATGAGCTTTTGGATCCCCTAGATTTGAAAAATTGGCAGCTTCAG GCTGAACTCCAGAATGTTATTGATTCGGTATCTACACTCGGGAAAGCAAATTGCTTTTCTGCATCTATTTCTTTGAATCCACAAAGGGGTGAGAACCAAGAATTGAGCTTTGTTCTGGGGTTCAATTCAGATACACCACAACTAAACTCTTTAAAG GTGTGGGAGTTTGATCAGGCCCATCAAAGATGGCTTCCAGTTGCAGAGTTGGCTTCTCCCGCAGATAAAAGTGACCAGGTTTATGCTGCTGCATGGGCAACCAACATTGGCCG GCCATATGAAGTTATAGCTGTTGCTACACATAAAGGAATTTCAATATGGCATCTAGGATTAAACCCTGATATGGATGGAAGACTTCACGTTGAAAAGGTTGCATTGCTATCAGGGTTTGAGGGTGAG GTGTGGCAGATGGAATGGGACATGGGTGGAATGACCTTAGCAGCCACGGGAACTGATGGGATGGTAAGACTCTGGCAATCCAACTTAAATGGCGAATGGCACGAGCAAGCTGCATTTGATTCCAGTTGA
- the LOC126676544 gene encoding uncharacterized protein LOC126676544 yields the protein MENITQESRNKKNPQENPNPKIQESRNKKNNQENPNPNIQESNKKNTHENPNPKIQESRNSKIHQEKPDLNLNLKQPNTNKKAIVWDCDSALYDSFELKSFERQLYSAIHSRTLSMPHLPDRRVAETAGPVAETKIAPLPPPAVSKKGSKISRSLNKFIKSVFKSKQNSSGFFRLKDRPGDEYFVVYDKSGALSTIPEAPEIDFSGFSPEINSLVRRTGGSERFSATSVIGISCA from the coding sequence ATGGAAAACATTACTCAAGAatcaagaaacaaaaagaacccTCAAGAAAATCCAAACCCAAAAATTCAAGAGTCAAGAAACAAGAAAAACAATCAAGAAAATCCAAACCCAAATATTCAAGAATCAAACAAGAAAAACACTCATGAAAATCCAAACCCAAAAATTCAAGAATCAAGAAACTCGAAAATCCATCAAGAAAAACCAGACCTAAACCTAAACTTAAAACAACCCAATACCAATAAGAAGGCTATTGTTTGGGATTGTGACAGTGCTCTTTATGATTCTTTTGAGCTTAAATCTTTTGAACGTCAACTTTATTCTGCTATACATTCAAGAACCTTATCCATGCCTCATTTACCTGACCGTAGAGTAGCAGAGACGGCGGGGCCGGTGGCGGAGACAAAGATTGCGCCACTTCCTCCTCCTGCTGTATCCAAGAAAGGCTCGAAGATTTCACGTTCGCTTAATAAGTTTATTAAGTCCGTGTTTAAATCTAAACAAAATAGTAGCGGATTTTTTCGTCTTAAGGATCGACCCGGCGATGAATACTTCGTCGTTTACGATAAATCTGGTGCGCTTTCTACTATACCTGAAGCTCCTGAGATTGATTTTAGTGGGTTTTCGCCGGAGATTAATTCTCTGGTGAGGAGAACTGGCGGGTCGGAGAGATTCTCGGCGACTTCAGTGATCGGTATTTCATGTGCCTAA